The Lysinibacillus irui sequence ACAATTGCTAGTAAGGGTAAACCAACACCTGTAATTAGAAAGCCGATCATGGCTATCGTAATGTTCTCGCCGGCTTGTTGACCTAATAACGGTGGAAAAATAATATTACCAGCACCCAAGAACAAGGCAAATAGTAGTAATCCTACTGCTAAATTTCCTTTGATGAAATGCAAGATGTTTTTCATAAGTATAAAAACTCCTTTAAGATTGAAAAGATAAAACTTTCTAAAAATTTTAAATACAGAAGTGTATGTTATCATAGGAACGCTAATCTTGCAATGTATACATTATCGCAATATAGTCGGATTTCGTCGTATTTTATAGGTTTGCTAGAATGTTTGAAAAATAGTCAGTATTTCCGATTTTTCTTCAGGTAGTTATCTAGTATGATAGACACACAAGGAAATATTCTAGCACGAACGGAGGCACTTTGGAATGCAAAATACGAAAAAATGGAGAATTCTTGTTTTAAGCACTATTGCAACTTCATTTTTAGCACTACAACCAGCAGAAGCAGCAACATATACCGTACAAAAAGGAGATACTTTATCCAAAATCGCCCATAATCACCAAGTCACGATTGAGGATATCATGAAGTGGAATAATCTATCAAAAGATACGATTTATGTAGCACAAAAGCTAGAGATTCAAAAGCAAGCAACGAATGAGGGGAAAAAACCTTCAGCACCATCACCATCTGTGAAACCAACAGCTAGCTCTCATACTGTAGCGAAAGGTGACACATTATCAAAAATAGCAAAACAATATAATGTGACAATTAAGGATATCAGGGATTGGAACAAGCTTGAGTCAGACATCATCTATATTGGACAGGTGTTAAAAATTACTTCAGCAACAGTGAAACCCGACAGCAATCCTATACATAATAATGTAACTTCAGATGCGGGCACATCATCCAACGTAACAGCTAAAGACCCTACAGCAAATGGACAGGCGATTTATAAAAAAACAGTTGAAGTTGCCAATACATTGGTTGGCACTCCATATCTATACGGTGGTAATACACCAGTAGGATTAGACTGTAGTGGCTTTATTTTTTATGCCTTTAATCAGGGGGGCTTAAAAATAGCAAGAGCAAGCAGTGAAGGATACTATAATGGCAATACAACGCATGTAGAAAATCCGGTACCTGGGGATTTAGTATTCTTCGAGAATACCTATAAAGAAGGAATTTCTCATATGGGCATTTATCTTGGCGA is a genomic window containing:
- a CDS encoding C40 family peptidase, with product MQNTKKWRILVLSTIATSFLALQPAEAATYTVQKGDTLSKIAHNHQVTIEDIMKWNNLSKDTIYVAQKLEIQKQATNEGKKPSAPSPSVKPTASSHTVAKGDTLSKIAKQYNVTIKDIRDWNKLESDIIYIGQVLKITSATVKPDSNPIHNNVTSDAGTSSNVTAKDPTANGQAIYKKTVEVANTLVGTPYLYGGNTPVGLDCSGFIFYAFNQGGLKIARASSEGYYNGNTTHVENPVPGDLVFFENTYKEGISHMGIYLGDNKFIHAGTDGVEISDVTYSYWSSKLVGYKRFDGVK